One Carassius carassius chromosome 20, fCarCar2.1, whole genome shotgun sequence DNA segment encodes these proteins:
- the si:ch73-14h1.2 gene encoding putative defense protein 3 encodes MNKQFLILVFGLNLHAVTAYINGAVTLACTSMTPNHRNNTASILKPPYRVTTDVSNYTAGQVIKVTLQANETGFRGFLLQARDETGPVGTFTVTGSDAQLLSCGTAGSAVSHTSNVNKSTIVALWKAPNNNNTDIRFRATFVQNFSLFWVDVQSDPVRFVGTNTTVTSPHDSSPSVSLTIYLLLLPLLAII; translated from the exons ATGAATAAACAGTTTCTCATCCTGGTTTTTGGGCTGAATCTTCATGCTGTAACTGCATACATCAATGGAGCGGTGACTCTGGCATGCACATCTATGACTCCTAATCATAGAAATAATACTGCCTCTATATTAAAACCTCCATATAGAGTCACCACAGATGTCTCAAACTACACAGCGGGTCAGGTGATCAAAG TGACATTGCAAGCCAATGAGACTGGGTTCAGGGGCTTTCTTCTTCAGGCCAGGGATGAGACGGGTCCAGTAGGAACTTTCACAGTCACAGGAAGCGATGCTCAATTACTCAGCTGTGGAACAGCG GGCTCAGCTGTCAGTCACACTTCAAATGTTAACAAATCAACTATTGTGGCTCTATGGAAAGCtcctaacaacaacaacacagatatTCGGTTCAG GGCAACATTTGTGCAGAATTTCTCTCTCTTCTGGGTTGATGTTCAAAGTGATCCTGTTAGATTCGTGGGCACAAATACAACAGTCACCTCACcccacgactccagtccatcagtgtcTCTCACAATCTATCTTCTTCTTTTACCTCTGCTGGCAATTATTTAA